The following are from one region of the Syntrophomonadaceae bacterium genome:
- a CDS encoding ATP-binding cassette domain-containing protein, with protein sequence MAELILEALDIEFSYPDGTRALKGLSLAITRGKKVAVVGPNGAGKSTLFLHLNGILRPNRGKVRFAGKDVLYGHSALMELRQNVGIVFQDPDTQLFSASVLQEISFGPLNLGLSRAEAMLRVERAMDETDTLELKQKPTHLLSFGQKKLVAIAGILAMDPAVLIFDEPTAGLDPKHAAKTMDLLDRINKSGRTVVVSTHDVNLALAWADYIYVLIDGVIAKAGTPEQVFQDDSLLIKAHLEKPWVLEVYGELSKNGLFSGGTTPIPRTKAQLLACIGAAEKNCGHLQVSTRKNDR encoded by the coding sequence TTGGCGGAACTGATTCTGGAGGCTTTAGATATTGAATTTTCCTATCCTGATGGCACCAGGGCTCTTAAAGGTTTATCCTTAGCTATTACAAGGGGGAAAAAGGTAGCTGTTGTAGGACCAAATGGAGCCGGAAAGTCCACCTTGTTCCTCCATCTTAATGGAATTTTGCGCCCGAACCGGGGGAAGGTCCGTTTTGCCGGGAAGGATGTTTTGTACGGCCACTCTGCTTTAATGGAATTACGCCAGAACGTGGGCATCGTCTTTCAGGACCCTGATACGCAGCTATTTTCTGCCAGCGTCTTGCAAGAGATCTCCTTTGGGCCTTTAAACCTTGGTTTGAGCAGGGCGGAGGCCATGCTGCGGGTTGAGCGGGCTATGGATGAAACGGATACTTTAGAGTTAAAGCAGAAACCGACCCATCTTTTAAGTTTCGGCCAAAAAAAATTGGTGGCCATTGCCGGTATCCTGGCTATGGACCCAGCGGTGCTGATCTTCGACGAGCCTACGGCTGGGCTTGACCCCAAGCATGCTGCCAAGACGATGGATCTGTTAGACAGGATCAACAAAAGTGGGAGAACAGTGGTAGTGTCTACCCATGATGTGAATTTGGCCTTAGCATGGGCGGACTACATCTATGTGCTGATCGACGGGGTTATTGCAAAAGCTGGAACACCGGAACAGGTTTTTCAAGACGACAGCCTGTTGATTAAGGCACACTTGGAAAAGCCGTGGGTGCTGGAGGTCTACGGCGAACTCAGTAAGAATGGGCTTTTTTCAGGAGGTACTACCCCTATCCCCAGAACCAAAGCCCAACTTTTAGCATGCATTGGGGCCGCCGAAAAAAATTGCGGTCATCTCCAAGTTAGCACCAGGAAAAATGACAGGTAA
- the cbiQ gene encoding cobalt ECF transporter T component CbiQ — protein MLLIDQYAYVNRLMSIHPAEKFLFAFATMAVCLFSRSPVVFLAVILLMAGVTVLAAGIPGRFFARLMLVPATFLVAGVITIAVSFDKSPAGFLFALTLGEYAVGVRYGDLMTAISLFLKSLGAVSCLYFLSLTTPMVDIIAILKRLKVPPLFIELMTLVYRFIFVLLETAEKIRISQASRLGYSSLGNAYASLSRLFAILFLKSYHRSQVIFTALLSRCYNGQIDVLTVTCPFSKKNLVLIVFAELMLIALAWHTGGDYSWRN, from the coding sequence ATGCTCTTAATTGACCAGTATGCCTATGTCAACCGGTTAATGTCTATCCATCCGGCGGAGAAGTTTCTCTTTGCCTTTGCGACCATGGCGGTTTGTCTCTTTTCCCGCTCGCCGGTCGTCTTCCTGGCTGTTATTCTGCTAATGGCCGGGGTGACTGTTTTAGCCGCCGGGATACCAGGGCGCTTTTTCGCGAGATTAATGCTGGTGCCGGCCACCTTTTTGGTGGCCGGTGTAATAACTATTGCCGTTTCCTTTGATAAAAGCCCTGCCGGATTCCTTTTTGCTCTAACCCTGGGGGAATATGCCGTCGGCGTCCGGTACGGGGATCTGATGACGGCAATCAGCCTTTTTTTAAAATCCCTGGGTGCGGTATCTTGCCTGTACTTTCTTTCATTAACCACGCCCATGGTCGATATTATTGCAATCCTAAAGCGGCTTAAGGTGCCGCCCCTTTTTATTGAGCTAATGACCCTGGTTTACCGCTTTATTTTCGTGCTCTTGGAAACAGCGGAAAAAATCCGCATCTCCCAGGCTTCCCGTCTGGGCTACTCCTCTTTGGGCAATGCTTATGCTTCCTTAAGCCGGCTTTTTGCAATCCTCTTTCTTAAGTCCTACCACCGCTCCCAGGTGATATTTACTGCCCTTTTAAGCAGGTGTTACAATGGCCAAATCGACGTGCTGACGGTAACCTGTCCGTTTTCCAAGAAAAACCTGGTCCTCATCGTTTTTGCCGAGTTAATGCTGATAGCCTTGGCCTGGCATACAGGGGGTGACTATTCTTGGCGGAACTGA
- a CDS encoding energy-coupling factor ABC transporter substrate-binding protein — translation MNSAKVNLILVFLVIVLIAAPLVIKQGAEFSGADGQAEEVIAQIRPDYQPWFQLLWEPPSGEIESLLFALQAAIGSGFIGYYFGYARGRRDRDTAKGVKSKHALN, via the coding sequence GTGAATTCTGCTAAGGTAAACCTGATCCTGGTCTTTCTGGTCATAGTTTTGATCGCGGCCCCTTTGGTCATTAAACAGGGGGCGGAGTTTAGCGGGGCCGATGGTCAGGCGGAAGAGGTCATAGCCCAAATCCGGCCTGATTACCAACCATGGTTTCAGCTTCTGTGGGAACCACCCAGCGGTGAAATCGAGAGCCTCCTATTTGCCCTGCAGGCCGCCATCGGCAGCGGCTTTATCGGCTACTATTTTGGATATGCCAGGGGCAGGAGGGACCGGGATACTGCTAAAGGAGTAAAATCAAAGCATGCTCTTAATTGA
- a CDS encoding energy-coupling factor ABC transporter permease, whose product MMLTGYLLFCFLAWPQEALAMHIMEGFLPLSWAGFWTIVTIPFLVLGIKSIQKSIKHNPSLKMLLGLAGAFAFVLSALKLPSVTGSCSHPTGVGLGAILFGPAAMTVIGVVVLLFQAVLLGHGGITTLGANAFSMAVVGPLAAYGIFRMAQKMGTPFWLAVFLASFTGNMLTYMTTSLQLALAFPAAVGGVMASFAKFAGVFAFTQVPLAISEGLLTVLVFNLLSGYNKQELQELSVLPKEVKA is encoded by the coding sequence ATGATGCTTACTGGGTATCTGCTGTTTTGTTTTTTAGCCTGGCCCCAGGAGGCCTTAGCCATGCACATTATGGAGGGTTTTTTGCCCCTGAGCTGGGCCGGGTTTTGGACAATAGTTACGATACCTTTTTTGGTGTTAGGAATAAAATCCATCCAGAAGTCGATTAAGCACAATCCGTCTTTAAAGATGTTATTGGGATTGGCGGGAGCTTTTGCCTTCGTCCTTTCGGCATTAAAGCTTCCCTCGGTCACCGGGAGCTGCTCCCACCCAACGGGGGTGGGGCTCGGCGCCATCCTGTTCGGTCCTGCCGCTATGACCGTAATCGGTGTGGTTGTCCTTTTATTCCAGGCTGTCCTCCTGGGCCATGGTGGCATTACTACCCTGGGGGCTAACGCCTTTTCCATGGCCGTGGTAGGCCCTCTGGCAGCATATGGGATTTTTCGCATGGCACAAAAAATGGGAACTCCCTTCTGGTTGGCTGTCTTCCTGGCCAGTTTTACCGGGAATATGTTAACCTATATGACCACCAGCCTGCAGCTGGCCCTGGCTTTTCCGGCTGCTGTCGGCGGAGTGATGGCTTCCTTTGCCAAGTTCGCGGGGGTTTTTGCCTTTACGCAGGTGCCCCTGGCCATCAGCGAAGGCCTATTAACGGTGTTGGTTTTTAACCTATTAAGCGGGTACAACAAGCAGGAATTGCAGGAACTTTCTGTCCTGCCGAAGGAGGTAAAAGCGTGA